A window of Amaranthus tricolor cultivar Red isolate AtriRed21 chromosome 8, ASM2621246v1, whole genome shotgun sequence genomic DNA:
GAAGTGCACCTCTTTATTCTTGTTAGTCACGATGTGGAACAGCCCCGTTTGCTTGTCGTTGCATGTCTTTGGACGGTTTCCAAGGAATGTGAGGCTGGGACCCACTTCAGCACTCCGACAAACCACATTCCTCTTCCCAGATTTGCCCCAGTGTAACACCCCAGTAGACCGAAACATCTTTAATTTTTTCCAGTGCGGATCTCCTTTGCCTTCCCTTGTGTGTTTCTTCACCCGTATGCCACATAAAACTAGAACTCGTGCAAGCTCATCGAGTATCACTTGCTCAGCTTCATTTCCAACGCCATTCTTCCTTGCTAGTGAAAGGGCAGTTTCACGTCTTTCATTCTCGATCTCACATTTAGCACCTCGAGAAATCAGAAACTGGCACATGCTTCCATAGCCTTCCTTGGCTGCCAACATCAGTGGAGTGTACCCATCACCATCAACCGCATTGACATCATATCCCATGCTTGTTAACCTTCGAACGGAAGCCAAGTCCCCTTGTCTTGCTGCGTAATGCAAAGCATACAAGCTAACATGCCCTTGACTTCCATTTTTTAGAACATAATCCAGCATTATTTTCTCAAACACCTCTCGATTATTGCTTTCTTCCGACAAAGTAAAAGCAGTTTCTCCACACTTGTTGCTTATAGAAACATCGGCTCCAGAGTAGACAAGCAAGCGAAAAGCCTCTAATTGACCACTTGCTGCAGCCACCATAGCTGCTGTAAACCCCTTTTCGTCCTGCTCATTAAGAGCAACCCCTGGTTGTTTCACAAGGATTTTCAATGCTTCAATATCATTGGACCGAACCACAAAAAGGACTGAAGAAAACACTTTTGAGTTGCTCGATTTGACAACTTTTCCGGACTTAATCACATCAAGGACTACCTGCTGGAAACCTAATGTCCACATTGTAGCCCCTGCTATTGAGCTTACAGACTCGCCAGCCACATTGACCAGACCAAAATCAGCACCTGCTGAGGCTAGGGCCTTAAGGCACTCTTTGTGTTTGTAACGAGTGCATATCATTATTGCTGTCTCTCCTTCATTGGTTTTGGAGTTGATGTTGCAACAACCTGTTATCAATCGCCAAAGAATTTCCACTCCCCCAAGACGTGCACACAAATGAATGGGACGtatttcatttttatgacttattTTTAGAGGAAATTCTATATCTGCTCCACAACTCAACAGCACATCAAGTGCTTGTGCATTGTTACAAATGATGGCGTGGTAGATAAGGGTCCTTCCGAGGTGAGGTGTGTTAGGGGAGAGATGCTGAAGGAGCAAACGTAAGATGCTACCACTTTCTTCAAAGTACTCAACAGCACACCAAGCAATGTTATAAGGTTCAGCAAGTCCAGCACCTACTCGGCACTCTTCTCCTATGGCAGAATCCCATGACCATGCACCTATCCTGACTTTTATGTCCGTCTGGATACCCTCCTGTGACAGAGAAATGTTGACACTGCGTATTATTGGAGCAAactaaatacattaactaattaAACGTGTAGAATTCCAGAGAATGCTCACCCTTAGCAGCAATTCAACAACGGAAGTTTGTCTACTAACTATGGCTCCAACAATCGCATTGCAGTCAACATTCATGTGTAGATATGGCTTGGATGACAGGAGAAGCATGCGATCCATAGCATTAGCATCCACCCCACACTACattaatcaaaaatcaaaattcattGGCAAAACATGTATCGAGTAGAAACAATATAATCAGTCCAGTCTGCCTCTCAGCTCAGTGGCATGAAGTATTGACCAAGTGCAAAAATATGAAGATATCATACAAAGCATGAGAGACTATAAGATTATGTTTGGTGAAACTTCAAGTGTCCATGTGACCTAGAGTTCATAGAAACCACCCCACACTACATTCATTCGGGAAAAAAATCTCCATAAGCAAAAACATGGATTTTTAAAACATTTCACATGTCAatgttttaagattttttactGTTTTTACTAGCAGAATAGCTACTTTTTAAGGCACAATATAGTAATTGAGAATTCCAAAGAGCTAATGAGCCTTAGACAGGCCAAAAGCTAAATAGTTACAAATACTTTTATCCCAAGGGAAAGCACTTACCATAAGCAACACCTTAATTACGTCAAGAAAGCCTCTGCAGCAAGCAGTAACAAGGGCATGAACAGCAACTTGTGTGCTGATAATGTTGGTTCCCATAAGTAGCTCGGCGTGCTTAGGCCGGCCAACATAGCTTGCCTCCAACAATGCCTCCTCACAAGCTGGCTGTGACACTTCAGCTTTTATTAAAACTTCAAGAATCTCAAAATGGTCACTTCGTACTGCTGCAGTCGTTGCATACCCCCGAAACAGCTTCTTGTTTACATCAGCCCCCAAACTCTACCATATAACCACAACATAGGAATCATTTAGATGACTTTATGGTTAGATTTCCTTCTACTATTCAGTACAAGATTTCAACCAATCACCTCAACAAAATTTTACTGCCCAACTAAATTACTTATGTCAACTAATCACCTCTAGCAATTTTACTGTTCAACTCAATTATGTATTGTGTCAACTAACAACCTCTCAGAAGTTTACCATTCAACTAAAttacaaaattctaacaactttggACCACATTTACAAAGTCAAAGTAGTATTTCCTCGATCTCAAATTAGTTAAGGTGTTAGGTTTTAGACACCAGCCAACACatgaataataatatacatttaaGACCAATTTCACgacatatgttaaacaaccattTGTttataataataggaaaaatgGAATTGAATTAGGCtataaataatgtcaaaaatGGAAACGGTTCAACTAATTTGCTACATAGGGATCATAAAGATTGCAAGTTTGTAAATAGTTGTTACTCAATGAGCTAAGAAGAAACTGAATTACAGGTTACAAACAATTGAAAAAAGTTATTACTCCCACTATACAATTGTTTGCAGtcattaaaatcaaaagataaaggACTTCCTTCTTAATTTGTAACAGAACACTGcaaaacatgtttttttttggGGAAAAAGCCATTAATCATCCTCTACCAAACTTTAAAATTCATTCTATTATCAGTAATATGGTGATCAAAACTTAAAAACTTATTATTCCTATAATCAGTAAAAGAGTTAATGAAACATAAAAGTTCTGAAGAACATCAATTTCTAGTAAAAATGAAGCTCCAATTAAATTTCCAAaacccaaaataaaagaaaaatctacTGCATAAATTttagaagaagaaaaaaga
This region includes:
- the LOC130821228 gene encoding uncharacterized protein LOC130821228, with protein sequence MNGLRAYNNSSGKFHAGKQVFPVTSEEVEVASQKLIDAVSTGDSKLFGDLLSDPFVDVDFVGTVNLRCLKTELVPDGESTHRVVSEFEEFRTEVTALFLASHFGNLNLVRKLLSLGADVNKKLFRGYATTAAVRSDHFEILEVLIKAEVSQPACEEALLEASYVGRPKHAELLMGTNIISTQVAVHALVTACCRGFLDVIKVLLMCGVDANAMDRMLLLSSKPYLHMNVDCNAIVGAIVSRQTSVVELLLREGIQTDIKVRIGAWSWDSAIGEECRVGAGLAEPYNIAWCAVEYFEESGSILRLLLQHLSPNTPHLGRTLIYHAIICNNAQALDVLLSCGADIEFPLKISHKNEIRPIHLCARLGGVEILWRLITGCCNINSKTNEGETAIMICTRYKHKECLKALASAGADFGLVNVAGESVSSIAGATMWTLGFQQVVLDVIKSGKVVKSSNSKVFSSVLFVVRSNDIEALKILVKQPGVALNEQDEKGFTAAMVAAASGQLEAFRLLVYSGADVSISNKCGETAFTLSEESNNREVFEKIMLDYVLKNGSQGHVSLYALHYAARQGDLASVRRLTSMGYDVNAVDGDGYTPLMLAAKEGYGSMCQFLISRGAKCEIENERRETALSLARKNGVGNEAEQVILDELARVLVLCGIRVKKHTREGKGDPHWKKLKMFRSTGVLHWGKSGKRNVVCRSAEVGPSLTFLGNRPKTCNDKQTGLFHIVTNKNKEVHFACDGGVEVARLWVRGIKLVTREAIFGKTTLKAIFNRELGN